From a region of the Salminus brasiliensis chromosome 4, fSalBra1.hap2, whole genome shotgun sequence genome:
- the LOC140554208 gene encoding prostaglandin D2 receptor 2, whose amino-acid sequence MSPAMTTSMPLNSALNNVSSPELHCPLLEKMLNQSLNNDTHVNLVVVSVLGVVSCLGILENALVLWVLGFRLRRKTVAAVWVINLAFSDFLATLTLPLFTYYLSVRHSWELGQTLCSAEASIFFLNMFVSAFLLAAISLDRCLLVVKPVWSQNRRTVEAAWKVCILGWLWAAFNTLPYFLFRHVTIKQDKRKLCYHDFALYSSRTTLEWDCKVRQTATAVSKALLAFFVPLAIIIVSYRYFCQQLRVRRQRRESRKLSITTNEKMDRSSAGAERFSKGFTKMVASVITTFALCWAPYHIFCLLEVAAQYFPNGSPLVALVEVGLPLSSVFAFLNPVLNPIIYTFSCPHFCTRIRQSLGLLFEGLVEEAGPHVLATSRKIRRDPSSSLSPSSLSSPTTSILPRVPRLSQGSVSFSNFKKCPTEKSGQKV is encoded by the coding sequence ATGTCTCCAGCCATGACAACCTCAATGCCTTTAAATTCTGCCCTCAACAATGTGTCCTCCCCTGAACTCCACTGCCCCCTTCTGGAGAAGATGCTTAACCAGTCCCTAAACAATGACACACATGTCAACCTGGTGGTGGTCAGCGTGCTTGGAGTGGTGTCTTGCCTGGGCATCCTGGAGAATGCTCTAGTCCTGTGGGTGCTGGGCTTTCGTCTAAGGAGGAAGACTGTGGCAGCAGTGTGGGTCATCAACCTGGCATTCTCCGACTTCCTGGCCACACTGACACTACCGCTCTTCACATACTACCTGTCAGTGAGACACAGCTGGGAGCTGGGGCAGACGCTCTGCTCTGCCGAGGCCTCCATCTTCTTCCTCAACATGTTTGTCTCTGCTTTTCTGCTGGCTGCTATATCTCTGGACCGCTGCCTGCTGGTGGTCAAGCCTGTTTGGAGCCAGAACCGGCGTACAGTGGAAGCTGCCTGGAAGGTATGTATTCTGGGCTGGCTGTGGGCAGCATTTAACACGTTACCTTACTTCCTGTTCCGTCACGTGACAATTAAACAGGACAAACGGAAGCTCTGCTACCATGACTTTGCGCTCTACTCCTCACGCACCACACTGGAGTGGGACTGCAAGGTACGGCAGACAGCAACTGCAGTGTCGAAGGCACTTTTGGCATTCTTTGTACCTCTGGCCATCATCATCGTGAGTTATAGATACTTCTGCCAACAGCTCCGGGTACGCAGACAGAGGCGGGAGAGCCGCAAGCTGAGCATAACGACTAATGAAAAAATGGACAGGTCATCAGCTGGTGCTGAGAGATTCTCTAAAGGCTTCACCAAGATGGTTGCTTCAGTGATCACAACCTTTGCCCTCTGCTGGGCACCATATCATATTTTCTGCTTGCTTGAGGTGGCGGCTCAGTATTTTCCCAATGGATCACCACTGGTGGCTCTGGTAGAAGTGGGGTTGCCTTTGTCTTCAGTCTTCGCCTTTCTGAACCCTGTGCTGAACCCCATCATCTATACCTTCAGCTGCCCGCACTTCTGCACACGGATTCGCCAGAGTCTAGGGTTGCTATTCGAGGGGTTGGTGGAGGAAGCCGGACCCCATGTCTTGGCCACCAGCAGAAAAATAAGGAGAGATCCCAGTTCTTCATTGTCTCCCAGCTCTCTTAGCTCCCCTACCACCTCCATCCTGCCCCGTGTCCCCCGCCTCTCACAGGGCTCTGTCAGCTTCTCTAACTTTAAGAAATGTCCCACTGAGAAATCAGGGCAAAAAGTGTGA